A part of bacterium genomic DNA contains:
- a CDS encoding RNA-binding protein, with protein sequence MEQKHKLYVGNLNYDTTEDELKNFFSEKGIETTSVVLITDKYTGRPKGFGFVEVQSEAVLQQAVEALNGQELNGRKLTVNKANPPRERTGHSGFRERSGFGGRKGGFSRDRRARY encoded by the coding sequence ATGGAACAGAAACATAAGTTGTATGTGGGAAATCTGAATTATGATACAACAGAAGATGAACTTAAAAACTTCTTTTCTGAAAAGGGAATAGAAACGACGAGTGTTGTGCTTATTACAGATAAGTATACAGGTAGACCGAAAGGTTTTGGTTTTGTGGAAGTACAGTCAGAAGCAGTTCTGCAACAGGCAGTTGAAGCACTGAACGGACAGGAACTAAATGGCAGGAAACTTACTGTAAATAAAGCCAATCCACCGAGAGAAAGGACAGGACATTCTGGATTCAGAGAAAGAAGTGGTTTTGGTGGTAGGAAAGGTGGAT